In Chaetodon auriga isolate fChaAug3 chromosome 9, fChaAug3.hap1, whole genome shotgun sequence, the genomic window ATTCAAATTTCACTCCGATTGAATGATTTTTGAGGTCTTGTTAGTTTTATCAGCTGAAAAGCATATTGGATCTAAATCTGTATTAGTTTTAATGTTAGTAACTGTTAGTAATTAGTTTTAATGTGAAAGCAATACTATTTTATaatgtgttcttgtgttttcttaGATTATGAAGCCTCTGCCTGTGACATTGTTATAAAATTATATTTTGCTCTTTTAGTGGATGATGTTCAATTATCACCAAATATCATTTAATTTGTGTGGCTGGAATAATTTGCCTTcagaacatgtttttaaatattcatatcTTTAAAACGATTTGAAGCTTTCAGTTTCAGCAACAGCCGCAAACTGTGGACTGAAGAAGTGAAACAACTAGCCGATGAATCAGTTAGTTAGccgacaaaaaaaaattaactgcAGCCGTTAGGTCATTTCCTTTTTATAGAGTTTATGAGTTATAAATATGGCttaatttttcaagcagaaatgcacAACACTGTCTGATTCCAGCTGTGAGggtttgtttcttctctttgtcttgtgtGGCAGTAAATTTggtatctttgtgttttggacaaaataagcaatttgaTGACACCTTGAGCTTTAGGAAAAATATTGGATATTTTTCAGAACTTGTCTGCCATTTCATATACGAAACAATTTATCaattaatggaaaaaatgacCTTCGGATTAATGGATAATGTTAATAATGTTGCAGCCccatgtttgtctctgcagttcAGTTCATAGATAATGATATAAGTGAGGTTCAGCTCAGAAAATTTAAAAgatcctcttcatctcttcatccaGATTATCCTTCAGTCCATGCATAAATACAAGCCTCGTGTGCACATCATCCGGCACGACCCTCGGATGGACTTGTCACAGATCCAGTCTCTGCCTGCTGAAGGAGTGCACAGCTTCTCCTTCTCAGAGACGGAGTTCACCACCGTCACAGCCTATCAGAACCAGCAGGTAAAAACCTTTAACTGATCCTACAGAACAGGAAAATACTCTGGAAAATAAACACCAAAGTgggttttattattttgctttaAACAATTGAATGTGTGCTTCTGTTCAAAATGCTGTGTATTTATGTTATAGATCCTTTATGTACCATAAATAGCCTTTTCAATGGTTGTGCACAAGTAATAATATTCTTCAATGCTCTAATCAACAGCTCAAATCTGCTTGACTATACAATAATTCTTTAATCTGAACGTCATGAATGTGACGACGCACACTTCCCCGTAGTCTCGGTAAAGTCATGCAGCGTCCTGATTTTCTGCCGGGCCACTTGCTcagagatggtgtgtgtgttcccgTGCAGGGGAGCTGACCCCGCTGCTGGCTACCATTCATCCAGTAACAGAGCCGTCCACGGGGGCTGCCAGCTCTTTTCATCAGGGCTCATTTTACGATCAGCCAACGTATTATTACAGAAACTCAATAACGAGCTGTGACTGGGCCCACTGCTGGAGTCCACAGCCCATTAATGCACCAAATAAAACTATACAACCTCCAAGAACCCTGTTTGACATGGCTGATCGCCCTGGGTGCTGCTGGGAGATGCAGTCCCTGAGGGAGGGCTGTGCCCCTCTCTGCGCTGTTGTAAAGCTGAGCTCATTGTTAGCTTAACACATCAGCGGTTGACACGTCCACTCTAACCCATGTCTATTCCTCTCTCCTGGGCAAGATCACAAAACTAAAGATCGACAGGAACCCGTTCGCCAAGGGCTTCAGAGATCCAGGACGGAATAGGTACAGAAAACCTCCCCAAACATCGACACTTGTTTTAGCTCGGAGAGAAATCCGCGAAAGGACCCAAGAGGGATTTAAGCTTCAGCCACTCACATTTGACACCACATAAAACCTTCACATGAAGTTGAACTGCGTAGTGCAGAATTTCACACCTCTCAGAAACAATATTCAAATACCCAGAATAACACTTTTCAGTGCTCTCacagcgcgtgtgtgtgtgtgcatgtgtgtgtgtttgtaggggAGTGTTGGATGGCTTGTTGGAGTCGTATCCCTGGAGAGGCCCTCTCAGCTTAGACTTCAAGCCTTTCGCCATACAGCTCCAAGGTACTGTGCCGCGGCTCTTATTACCTCTCTGCTCCGTGccgtctttgtctttgtgattCAAGTTTCTTGCGTCCTTTTTGACAGGGGGCTCAGGGTCTCCGACCGGCAGTGTGAAGagtctcctccctctctcctcatcttcatccctTCACCCgctgtccatctcctcctgccAGGACGCCGCTCTCCACACCCTTGCTCTTCCTCTCTATGGCAAGGCCTCCAACCCCTCGCTCAGCTCCCCGCTGCCCAGCAGAGCCTTCTCCTCCCTGGGAGCAGACAGACTGGGAGGCCTGTCCCCACTGACAGACCTCCCGCTCCTCTCAGCACTACAGGCAAAGAAACCTCCCCACTCTAGGGACCCATGTCTTCACGGGTCTCCGGGGAGCTCCCCCTGCCTCTTCCCCTTCCACAGCCCCCTCAGCCCTCAGGggccctctctcctccctcatctctctgaCACTGCGGGCCCCTACTGTCTTTACCGCTACAGCTTCCCCCTGAACCCCCAACTCACAGCTATTTCCCGGCATGCCAAACTAGCCGAAGACACCACAGACTGTCTGCTGCGCCAGTCTCCGTGGCACCCGACCACCAACCACTGCCTCTGACAGCTGGACCGCACTTTTAAGCTCCGGCCCATTGAGTGTAACAAGCCAAAGCTTATTGCAACAAAACAGAGAGGGTTGATTCTCTGTTTGAGCAAGACTCAAAGGggcaataaaaacagaactgtggctgtggggactttttttttgtatttaaaaacTCTTTTGTACGCTGTGTTGGACTTCCCAGCGAAAAAACTGATCCTGAAGCAGATCAcgagctgctgctccttcttACTGTGCATGCTCAACAAGAGCCAAAAAGCCCAACATTGGAGTGAAAAGAAACGTAGACAGAAAGTTAGAGTTTTATTTGGGACAGAAAGTGCAGTTTCTTTACCGCAGGGCAGAACATGTTTTCCCCCTTAAATACTTCACACGCTGTAACAGTGTTACCAAAGAGCGTCAGCAATACGACCTGAGGTATGTAATATAAATATTAATGGACATGAGAATGACTGTTAAACTGACCATAAGTGCccattaaaatatttttcatattttttgttcagaTCATACACCAGCATTCaaaatgtacacatgcacagtgtGTATAAATGAAGAGTTTTGCAGTGTATCCCATGAATATACAGTGTATTTCACAGGAAAACGTATACGAGCTGTTGTGCAACTGGAAGTTGTTTTGAATAAGAAATTCTGCAAAAATTTCCTTTGAGCTATACTTCAGTGTTTCTTGCAATGGGGCAGACGTTATGTTGTACTTATATGACACTGAACAAaaggttgttttgtgtttttcgaTCTTTAAACTCAGCTGAATCTTAGTGTCAAGCTTGGCCACCCCTGACTAATAACATGAGCTCATCAGGTCTTTCTGTGATTTTAGAGGAAGAACAACAGCTGCCAGGATTCAGGCGGCCAGTTTCCATTCCTGTACTTTATTACCAATAACAGGACTAATCAGAGCCGCATGGGGGTGAAAGGGTTATTCTATAGAGGCCTTTATGTGCCCGGTCTATAACAAGATTGGAAATAAGGCTTGttgccctctgaaatgtgcTAAAGCAGCCCTGTCATCATTCTCGTAGTCCGTCATTGTTCCAGGACCAACAGTAAATCAATACTGCTGTGTTAAGACTTGCTTTCGGAAACTTGCAGAAGGTTCGCAAAAGTGAATTTTAGTGTGCTGAATGAAAACCTCTCACTACTGTGGGCCAAcataatgctgtgtttttttgtcccTACCAAAGGGGGCACGCCCGTTCAGCCGCTGATGTGATAATTCCTGCTTTCAGCTCAGACTCAAAGCCCCGcaccatccctccctccctccctctcagcaGAGCTAGGAACAGCGGTTTAGGCAAAGCGGGGGAAATGGCCTGTTTCCCGACAAACGGTCATAACCAAACAGCAATTTTCTTGTCACGGCCAAGCATGGCAGTGAGCTAATGCGCGCTGGACGTGGAAATAGCAGGAAGGAGTTAATTGAGGAACTCGGGCAGGGGATGGCCCGTGTTTCAGCGTGCGCTGCTATCAAACAGCCTGCCCTttgtctgcagacagacataATCTGTGCCGGTTATTTGATACTGTCTGTCATTTCCATGTTTGGCTATGTAGGACAATCATTTCAAACTCCCAACTAATTCCTGATCTTTCAATTAGACAAATTGCTTTCATACCAGGAGAGCTGAACTCtgcacctgctgctctctgatagagtaaggcaaaaacacacattacatagAAGAAGACGCGAGCACCTGTCAGTTATTAGTGTCATCAAACTACTATGCTATTgcaagcagaaaataaaataaagtttggaTAATTAGCTTTTGATTAGGGTGTCTGTGCATATGCATACACTTTATAACAGTAAAAATGGTGTTTGATGAAAGTAACATTCAATTTACAGCAGCCTTTGTGGTAAAAGAAATACTTTGATGTTATGGGAAatactttttcatttctgtgttaaatgagaagattgacagcactcacatgtctgtatgctaaatgttagcataaTTAAAGCTAGCCCACGGCCATCAgccagttagcagttagcagccGTGACcttaacttagcataaagactggaaacagggctCCATGCACTATAGCTCATGTTTAATTAATCTAAAACGAAACTTAAAAAAGGCATCTTACATTGCTTTTGAATGGACGCGATATAACGTGAATTAGTGGGCTTTATAGGTCGCCTACTGTTGGGCACCTTGTGGGTTTGTTGGACAAAGTTAGgccagtttttcacatttttatgctaggctaagctaaccggctaaTGGTTGTAGATTCATATTTcaatatcaatcttctcatctaactctctccAAGTATgcgaataagcatatttcccaaactaTGCCTTTAAACGAGTTTTACTTTGTGAATTCAGAAAAATTCGGTTTGAGAAATTTATCTATGAGCTTACATTTACTCTACCTATTAACCTATATTACAAGCTTCTATATTCTTCACACTGgtctttcttgtttttatcGAACCTCAGTCTTGTTTAGGAACTTGTCAGACCTAGAGTTGGTTGAAAATCACTGTTGAGTTCACCTTTTCTCAGCCTGTCGATGATTAACCACCCTGTCCATCCCTCACTTTGTTAATTTGCTTGATAATGCGTCAACATAATCCTCTTGAAGCTGGTGGCTGAAATAACATGGAAACTGTGCTGATTCGACATTGTAACAACACAACGGGGGAAGTTTCTGGGCCGTTCCAGAGTGATTGACAGGCAGTAAAGGCAGAGAAATTTGACCCTGAAGTCATTTGTTTCCAATCATGTGAAATGGCATCCTGAAACAGGAGAGACGCTCGGCAGAGAGTCTGGATGTGAAAATATACTCTGCCTTCATTAGATTAAAACACACAcggcacacacaccacacatacacacatgcatcagtTATCTCCTAATAATAGCTGCCATACACTCAGATGtgcgcacacccacacatacactcagTCCTTTGCCCAGTCAGCTTCGTGCCCTCCAGCCTTCACTCGTGTTTGGCTCTGTGGGTCTCCTGTGAAGGTTTATACTGGACGCTATTTTCTCTGCAAACTCAATAAAAGCTGGTTATTTATCAGGTCAGATTATGGGACGTGACTGAACTCAGCTGTAAAGTTGAAAGTGAAACCAGCTGTGGCTGAAATTGAATTACACTGAGTGAGTAATGTGAAAAGCAAGGGCAGTTTAACAGTTATTAAGCGCTCTTCTACTGCCCCATGAAGCAGGAATACACTGCTCAAACTATATTTGCCTCGAGGATAGAGAagttgctctgctctgctctcttctcctgtCATCCCGTCACTGTCTCCTGTGCATCCTCTGTTGCTGGAAACATCGACAAGTTCATTTCAAACTCTGAGGTCTCACAGCTTTAGATCACAGGAGCTGACAGAACCTGCAGTCTCTAAGGGTTTGCCTGttgctttgtatgtgtgtattctgtgtgCATACTGCTTGCAAGTGTGtagacacgtgtgtgtgtgtagacacgGGTCACTGGGGCATTGCATAGGCATGCTTCCCTGAAAGGCCTCAGGAGCAGAGGTTAGCTGAGTGGAGGACAAACTACTTTAACATGTGGCCTGGCACCTGGCCTgcatgttcgtgtgtgtgtgtgttttggggtttcCTCTGGGCCTCACACTCATGCCATTATCATGGAAAGTGTTAATGACCCAAACAGCTCTTGCACTTTCCCTCACACCTCCCTTGTTCTTCTTCACCTTCCCTCCCTCATTTTTGTGAACACTCCGTTAGGCTGCGTGTTCATTAATTACAGACATGTGACTGATTTGTTGAAAGGATTCACAACAAAACGCTGCTGTACTACACTAACTGTGTATATTTACTCAATTAGGGTACTGTCTACCTTCTGCATCACTACAtgtcagagggaaacagcttAAGTTACTAGTTGCTTTTCAGATGAAgattttacatataaaacatatgATTGGTTTATAATGCACTCATTTAAGATTAAACTATCCAAATTATAGAGATCAGTTACAGTATTGCTTATGTGTTAAAGCACATTGACAGGGGGCCCTCTGCAGAATGGGTACTTCTTTTTTGTCAGTGTCCTGTGAAACAcccttgttttcatttgtgtgacatttgtTGATTATCCAATGggttttttaattgttttatttatcaagAAGTAGGCGAAGGTTCTAAATCCACAAAGGGACATTTAATCATTCAGTTGCCTGAAAAATACTAGATCACCAAATTCCTTTTAGCAGCAACATTTTGATCATTGAAGTACACTTTGTTCCGTCTATccatgtacttttacttcagttacACTtagtgcaggacttttacttgtggtGGAGTATTTCTTGTGGTATTGTAGTATAAAAATCTGCTGCATTGTTAAACAGTAAATAAACCTACCCAGCATTATAGAAAATGAGCTCCACTTCCACCAGCTACAGCATTAAAATACTATTTACATGTCACTATAGCTGCAGTAATAATCTGATCCTATAATACACAAAGCAATGACTGAGGCCATTGTGCCTGCATAGTTTTACTTTTGATGAGTACacttttgctgataatacttacatactgtctcatattttacacagtgttgTTGCTACTTCTACCTGATTAAAGGATCTGATTACTTCCTCCATCACCACCACACTAACTAGAGCGTTtagtgctgcatgtgtgttccTGTATAAGCTGTAAGTTTAACTTatgaataattacattttacCATGGACTCTTATTATGTTCACTTTCTTGTTCAGCTTTCGTCATCAATGGAGCTGTGTGTTTTAGAGCAGGGTGGCTGGAAGAGGCCTGTCAGCACTCAGCTCATGACCAACAAACAGAACGCACACTCTGACCCTGGCTGTCCATCATGCAGGGCCACCCCTCCCCCTAAAAGAGAGCGTGTGTGCTAattccttcctctgtctgatGGACCTAAGGGGGATTCtacaggtgcatgtgtgtgtgtgtgtgtgtgtgtgtgtgtgtgtgtgtgtgagagagagagagagagagagagagagagagagagagagagagagaggcactcTTTGGCATtggttttatttaaaacagacCTATAAATCAACCCTTTTGGAACAAGAGATGTGAGatattctttttctctttgccccGATCTCTGACAGAGGGATAGATCGTTCTTACCTCTTTTCGCTTCCTGTGTATGACAGGTTATCACTCCTGAGACAGATACAGCTAAGAGAGGGGGAAATAAGGAAAGAGACGGAGAGTGATTGAGTGAGAATGATGCTCCGTGGCTGACGTATCGGATGGCAGATGAGGGGCTGGGGTGAGGGTATGGGGTGGGGAGAAAAGAGTGATTTAAGGCTGGCCTgtactctcctctcctcttatcCCTGCCCTGCTTCTTTCATGTCTCAACTCAGGGTCGACCCGCCTGCTGCCCCAGATggtgctgtctgtctgcgttGCCCTCTACAGGATGTGCCCCCCTCAAACCCCCGACGACAAACCTATACTCGCTTAATTGATTTCAGGGAGGGAAggccctctttctcttctgtttcacacacacacacacacacacacacacacacacacaaagacagcttGCCAACAGCTAGTGCccccagtgcacacacacatacacgcggCTGGCGCTGTGCGCTGTCAACGCTAATTCAATTTGAGACGCGGGAGTGTGACTAACAGCAGACCTGCAGAGTGTTTTACCAtatgcaccacacacacacacacacacacacacacacacacacacacacacacacacacacactcacatccactggtataataataatgtaattcCAGAGGTACAAATCCTATTAATAGatttcttctcttcctgtttctcttaATATTATCAAGAGACAGTCATGTTGTCAGCAACTACAGAGCAACACCTTATTAACTCCTTCAACTTCACTGCTAATCCACAGCCAAGTGAGACACACAGTTACAGTcgtagttagcatgctaaatcTGAAACAAGCAGGTAAAAGTTTGCAGGTTAGAAGAGCAAACACAACCACAAGTGATTTACTGTGATTACTgctcatttaaaatgcatttgaacATACTGTGTACTCtttacaagaaaaataaatgaagatgTCACATGTTAAAGATTCAATTTATCAAATATTTCATAATTTTGAAGTAGAAAAGTCCACAGCCAAGCTAACAGTTCTGGGAGACTCTACttagacacagcagtgctttgtagtgcatgctaacgtcagcatgctacCATGCACACAACAACACTGGCAGCATTCTGACGTCGACCCTgtgtgtttaccatgttcaccatttaATTTCATCTGAGGCCACAGTTGCTGATGTGCGGTGATGAACTATAATGTAATAATGCAACGTGGCACATACTCCATAATACATTCATGTGTAGACACAAAGACCGGCAGACAGCCTCAATAAAGAGTAAAAGACAAGGCTACATGTGCATGTTCACGGGTTGTTTGGCTGTAAGAGATATCGGGTGGGTGATGGGGTGAGGTGAAATCTTAATGAAGCGTGCTCTGCAGAGCAGGGATGGATAGGGCCAGCTGTATCaacgcgtgtgtgtatgtgtgtgcacgagaCAGTAAAACTGATTAAAAGCAGCGTTAACACATCTGACAGGAAGCAATGGTCAAGAGGTGAGTGGAAACTGTGGAGAGCCTTGGGCTGGAACGATTAGACACACActtatcagcagcagcagcagatggaggctGGGGAGAGCCCTGGGCAGCAGTGATTGGTCACACATGCCCATCGATATCCGAGTAGAACCAATCAGCTCAGCTTCCTGTGTTTGACCTGACCCTTCACGCATAGTAATAGAATATTTCAAATAGGAGtctaaggaggaggaggaagacaaggagaggaaaagaggaaaagagccTGTGCTGCCTCATCCTATGAAACGTTTCCATCTCAAAGTCCACCTTAAATAGATGTTGAGTCTCTTTACTGTCTACACTCACTCAACTGACGAAACACTGGATGAAACACTGTAACAAACAGGGTTGAACTGGAACCATAAAACAAGTTTAAACAGTGTCACAAAGAATATAAACAACAATAAGAGCTATATACACACATTGTGATTCAAGTTCATATAAGTACATCTTCTAATGCTATATTTTGGTATGAGTAATTTTCTAAAAATATCTTCATAATTTTAGTAAATTTACTGGGAAGAACTATGTAATTTGGTACTAATTTTAGGGAAAATGGGAATTTTCATATCAAATTGTTTTAATAATCGATTAATCCTTTAGCCTATGAATGTCAagaaataattttaaaaaaatgtccatcagaaCCTGACAGCTTAATTTGTCTGACCAGAAGTCAAACAAAATTCCATCTAGAATCACATATAACAAATAAAGGCAAATCATTGTTGTTACATTAAATTTCATTCTTGTGATGAAACACTGGACCGCAGCAGCATGAACGTTTTCCTGCTGAATCCCAGCTTGTGACGAACTGTCTGGACGGtttcacatcctgtgtgtgAATCATGTAAAAGTCTAACCAATCTCTCTTTTTGTAATTAGAGCTATTTCATcgagccagtgtgtgtgtgtgtgtgtatgtgtgtgtgtgtgtgtgtgtgtgtgtgtgtggctctgagcagctcccccctcctcagagcagaggcagacaagTCGGCCATGGGGACAGGACCACCGGCCTACCGGATCCCTGCCTGTCAGCAAGTAACACTCCTGTGGAAGAACGCCACTAGGTATCAACACCTgactcccccacacacacacacatacatatatatatatatatatacaaacacagGTTTCTGCCACAGGGCAATGCTCACACAGGAGCTGTCTCCAGCACATCTGGAAGAAGCATCCTTGCACATGTTGAGATGCAGAAAGCGGAGAGAAAAACCGGCCATGAAAGACTCCCCTGACTTTAATCATACTTAAAGAGATGGCCGCTGAAGGttaaaaatagatttaaaacaaaacttACCAAATAGATTTTGTggctctgacagcagagagacatgGAATTTTAATTCCAGGTGATCTAACTCCTGGCagaaatgactgacagctgctggatcACTGGGGTCAGTGTATTTTGGTCCACTATAACGTCTGAGGACTTGAAAAACCATGTACGTAATAGGCAAAATAGAGACTTGTGTCAGTCTGGGGCCACTGATGATGATTGTGAATGTAGTTAAGTGTGTGCTGATGATGATTAGGAAGGACGCAAAAAGGGTCAGAGGTGGCTGAGTGTCACTCTGGAAGACTCCCATCAGCTACAGGGCTGTGCTCATGTAtagatatttgtgtgtgcttggaCAGCACCTGTAATGGCTCCCAGCTGAGTCTCGCCTCCCCCATGGGATATGgtgaattttgtgtgtgtgtgtgtgtgtgtgtgtgtaatgaggtACTGGCATGCGAGCGGCAGAGGGCCGCTTCCTTTACAGGTGACACCTTTGACCTCTCATCTGTTCTCCGTTGGGGGAGcgggagaggaggggtgagatggaaaaaggagggacagagaggtaTGCAGGAATGCATTCTTTGCCCAAAATACAGCACTAAACTGACCGAAGAAATGTGACaagtgaaaatgtgttaaaaactCTTTTAATGACTCTTTCTTTGCATATAAGTGCACGGTGAGCCGCTGGAGCGGTCACTGCTACATGCAGAAAATCAAAAATATTCCAGCAAACATTTACAATTTGCCCTCTTTTTTGGTTAAatataaaaaagtaaaataagttTAAGTTTCAgcacaaaacagccaaaacagaAGTGGACAAGGCGACGACACCAGAGGTCCACACATCCTCAGCCATGCGTAACAGCTACAACACAAGCATGCTCTTAACAACACCCCATCAGTCAGtgagtaaataaatacatccacaataaataaatatattgcTCTTTGCATTTTATACATAGTATATATTGAAATGAGGTATCAGCTTTTAAACAACAtacaattgttttttttttccaaggtgTTCCACCTGAAAATAAACATACCAGCACAGTGGTGTCCTATCTCTCAGCCAATAAATAATCAGAACATGTTAAATATGAGGGTGCAAATGAACATTAATAGGAATAtatgttttcctctccttcacttCTCAGAAAAGAACAAACCTGGAGCACAGGGGAGGGCGCAGAGCTTGCAGGCACATGGCACCTTATTTGTTTACTTTGCacttttctctccctgtttcgtctccctcctcctgaCTGCGTCATTGACTGCATCATTATGACACCTGGCCTCGCAGCCTGGACAGCCTCTGGGAGAGCTCATCCTGGTAACAACACAGAACGGGTATGACGTTAAAAGGAAGCTCCAGCCAAAGATGAACTTTTACTGCTCTTACAAATGCTAGCCGTCCAATGTGTTAAGACAAATATTCTACTCAAAGTGAGTCAGTTTTACATcccaaaacatcaaaacataGAAGCCTCTTTTCGGTTTAGATGGTGCCTCAAGTCAGAAAAAAGGCGGCGAAGCTTGAGAAATTGGACTATCATTCAACCCTTGTAGGCTTGAGAGGCCATaaagtttgtatttatttccttCACAAATAGCAGCTGTGGCCCGCTTGAATTATGCTTGTAACAATGGATTCCACTGGTGAGTGGATGGAAAATGTATTAAACATTTTCAGGAACGACTCAAACATTTCCCGCCACAGAATCCGCCTTTCCGCTGTCGATGTGTATGATCACGATGTTCCACGCAGTCATTGTTTAGGTGAAAGAGGCGAAATATACTGCGTCGATGTCACGCTATCACCCTCCATTATGTTCCTAAACTCCACCAAAGGCTGCGTACATGGTGAGAATACAGATTGGCAGAGGAAAAATATATTGAGCTGCAAATTTTCTCAAGTTTCTGTggatattttaattttttttttttcatgctgaagAGCCACCTGTCACTTGTACGGGAGGTGAATATGTCAGAGGAGTTTCCACTTGGGTGACACTCGCTCATGAGACTGCCGAAGATAATGTGTGAGTTGTTTCTGGTAcgtaaaaacatcaaaaataacGACAGAATTATGAGTGGACGTGTTACCTGCTCTGTTGACGCTACAGATGCTGCCAGTGAGGAAGTGTGGCCTGGAGGCAGCTCCAAGTTAAGATccaacctaaaaaaaaaacaaaaaggtaaaaataacagaaaacattttgccaTGCTTTCTGCTCGGCTGCTTCGCTCTTAAAGAAAATCAAGGAAATGGGGGATAATTAAGTCTCTCTGAATTCACAACACAGCTTCTTTAAAACTGTTCCATTAATCTTAACAGGCTTTTTGTATAACAAGGAAGCCTTGTAAACAGTGAAAGaggtttgttttgaaagtgaCAGTCaattaaataaagcttttagCAGAATTTATTTAGtgagtcttgtttttttttttaaggttagtctatttattaaaatatacaccttttttttaaattccctgCATTTATTATTATCCTTTATCAGAGCTTCATCATTACTATTTTTGATGGTTTGATGATAGGGGCCATACTCACCCTGCTTCATCGGCCATCTCATGCAACAGCATATCCAC contains:
- the tbx22 gene encoding T-box transcription factor TBX22, producing MSSDTEPCAGQSQSSDGYTSRRRTGSFAKMQGLSSRAHAFSVEALVGKPCKRMKVSEGHESSSAADTGSDTSIFTGLNEYPVSQMKKAGSTPRRTEDTSCDPESVRASAEEADPSGEESKPKESSCRPDREVRVELQGSELWRRFYEIGTEMIITKAGRRMFPSVRVKVRNLDPCQQYYIAMDVMPVDSKRYRYVYHSSQWMVAGNTDHSCISPRLYVHPDSPSAGETWMRQVISFDRVKLTNNEMDDKGHIILQSMHKYKPRVHIIRHDPRMDLSQIQSLPAEGVHSFSFSETEFTTVTAYQNQQITKLKIDRNPFAKGFRDPGRNRGVLDGLLESYPWRGPLSLDFKPFAIQLQGGSGSPTGSVKSLLPLSSSSSLHPLSISSCQDAALHTLALPLYGKASNPSLSSPLPSRAFSSLGADRLGGLSPLTDLPLLSALQAKKPPHSRDPCLHGSPGSSPCLFPFHSPLSPQGPSLLPHLSDTAGPYCLYRYSFPLNPQLTAISRHAKLAEDTTDCLLRQSPWHPTTNHCL